GTTGCTCCAGAACTCCTCGGCGTTCCGGCCGAGCGGGCTGAGGACGCCGACCCCGGTGACGACGACGGGAACCCGGTCCATCGCGCTACCCCTCGGCCTGGGCCGCGTCGAGGATCGCGGTCTCGGACGCCGTGGCCCAGCTGCTCGGGATCACGTACGGCGCCGCGAGCGTGCGCCCGGTCCGTCCGTCGATCACCACGTCGAGGCCGGCGGCCGAGAGCTCGGCCCGGATCCGGGCGAGCCCGAGCACGTCACCGCGGCTCGGGCTGCGCAGCGCCCAGATCACCTGACCGACGGTCTCACCGCCGATGCGAACCTCCGCTCCGACCTCGGGCACGTCCGTTCCGGGCAGGCTCCAGCCGATCGGCAGCGCGGTCGGTCCGGTCTCGAACTCGGCCGCGACCGCGTCCCGCCCGGTGAAGTTCTCCTTGGTGACGTCGATCAGCCAGTTGAACCCGGCTTGCAGCGCCGTCGCCGCGTCCACGGTCTCGCGGTGCAGGCACGGCTGACGGACCTCGAGCATCGCGGTCTCCAGCGCGACCAAACCGGCCGGTACCGCGGCGTCCAGCGCCTCCCAGAGCGCGGGGGCGTCCTCGACGCGGACGAAGAACTTGTAGCCGTACTCGCCGGTGAACCCGGTCCGGGAGACCGCGAGCTCGCCGCCGTTCCACGGAACGACGGTGGTGCCGCCGAACGGCAGCGTGCCCAGGTCCGGGTCGATCGCCCGCTCGACGACCTCGGCGGCGGTCAGGCCTTCGACCAGGACGATCGTCTCGATGCCGCGCAGGTCGGTGATCGTCGCGGAGGCGCCGTGCCCGTCGGCCCGGAGCTTCTCCAGGTGCGCGAGCGTCGTCGACGTGCGCCCGAGCGACGTCTCCAGCCGGTAGCCGTCGTCGGTGAGGTACACCGTGACGAGGTCGACCGGGCGGCCGTCCTCGTCGAGGATCGCGGTCAGCAGCGACTGCTCCGGGGTGACGAACTCCAGGTCCCGCGCGAGCGCGGCCTGCAGCAGGTCGAACGCGTCGTCGCCGGTGAGCTCCAGCAGGCCGGCCGCGGTGAGGTCGAAGCGGGCGGCGGCGCGCCGGATCGCCCCGTACTCGGCGTCCGGGTCGCCGTAGTGCGCCGGGACGGGCGTGCCGTCGACGTCCGCCCACACGGCGGGCACGGTCAGCGCTGTCATGACGCGTCCTCCGTCTCCGCGCGGGTCACCAGCACGCGGTCGACGAACGCGGCGACCGAGCCGAGCAGCGCGCGGTCCTCCTCGTAGACCGCGATGCCGAACTCCGCGTCGATGCCCATCGTCAGCTCCAGCGCGTCCAGGCTGTCGAGCTCCAGGCCGCGGCCGAACAGCGGCTGGTCGTCGGTGATCCAGGCCGGCGGGATCGGCAGCTCCAGGCGTTCGACCAGCATCGACTTCACCCGGCTGGTCAGCTCGTGCCGATACGCGGCGTGCACCAGCGCCGCGTCGAGATCGGCGTCTGTCATGACCGATTTCCTCCGTTCCGAGGGGTAGCGGGTCGGGCGCCGGACATCCGGCGGCGGG
This Cryptosporangium aurantiacum DNA region includes the following protein-coding sequences:
- a CDS encoding aminomethyltransferase family protein, producing MTALTVPAVWADVDGTPVPAHYGDPDAEYGAIRRAAARFDLTAAGLLELTGDDAFDLLQAALARDLEFVTPEQSLLTAILDEDGRPVDLVTVYLTDDGYRLETSLGRTSTTLAHLEKLRADGHGASATITDLRGIETIVLVEGLTAAEVVERAIDPDLGTLPFGGTTVVPWNGGELAVSRTGFTGEYGYKFFVRVEDAPALWEALDAAVPAGLVALETAMLEVRQPCLHRETVDAATALQAGFNWLIDVTKENFTGRDAVAAEFETGPTALPIGWSLPGTDVPEVGAEVRIGGETVGQVIWALRSPSRGDVLGLARIRAELSAAGLDVVIDGRTGRTLAAPYVIPSSWATASETAILDAAQAEG
- a CDS encoding acyl carrier protein; amino-acid sequence: MTDADLDAALVHAAYRHELTSRVKSMLVERLELPIPPAWITDDQPLFGRGLELDSLDALELTMGIDAEFGIAVYEEDRALLGSVAAFVDRVLVTRAETEDAS